In the Numida meleagris isolate 19003 breed g44 Domestic line chromosome 5, NumMel1.0, whole genome shotgun sequence genome, one interval contains:
- the ASB18 gene encoding LOW QUALITY PROTEIN: ankyrin repeat and SOCS box protein 18 (The sequence of the model RefSeq protein was modified relative to this genomic sequence to represent the inferred CDS: substituted 1 base at 1 genomic stop codon), with protein sequence MGLSSTGNINVVTCAWQTVPSPGAHSPDLEVGGAGDAHAQGSLAGTSRAQPGRASLAPPAPXEKYYRALVTGNLRSLQVLTDRYYEDVNLVFEISKNEMEWQVKSQASYGLSGLWSLEYKQELSTPLCIVASRGHLACLRHLLHRQADPNLAPGGWAPLHEACCRGHAACVDLLLEHQADPNLRSDEGLAPLHLCTARNSLRCAELLLKYGATVNLPSEDSGETALHVAARHSLYDHAHLYLKHGANVDARSTRGETALSLLCRQAPDAAEDALQLCRLLVVHGAKLDARDELQRSPLHEACGAANAVLARFLLRRGADVNAIDYNGISPLGCVLQAAAFKQELRPHLVVQLLLNYGSQKIWPHAFAKVLRSCAAVPEVIEILMNSYSQIPISEKWVEAVPQEVLQQHQPFYESFFRLSGTVRSLQHLCRSAIRKKFGSRCHCLIPSLPVPKPLLDYLLLEPEGVLL encoded by the exons AtggggctgagcagcacaggcaaTATAAATGTGGTGACATGTGCCTGGCAGACTGTCCCATCTCCAGGAGCACACAGCCCTGACTTGGAAGTGGGAGGAGCAGGGGATGCCCATGCCCAGGGCAGCCTTGCAGGGACCAGTAGAGCCCAGCCTGGCAGAGCCAGCCTTGCACCACCAGCCCCCTGAG AGAAGTACTACCGAGCCCTGGTCACAGGGAACCTGCGGAGCCTGCAGGTGCTGACGGACAGATACTATGAAGATGTCAACCTGGTTTTTGAGATCAGTAAAAATGAGATGGAGTGGCAGGTGAAAAGCCAAGCATCTTATGGACTCTCAG ggctgtggtcGCTGGAGTACaagcaggagctgagcacaCCACTGTGCATCGTTGCCAGCCGGGGCCACTTGGCCTGCCTGCGGCACCTCCTGCACCGCCAGGCTGACCCCAACCTGGCGCCGGGGGGCTGGGCCCCCCTGCATGAGGCCTGCTGCAGGGGGCACGCTGCATGTGTCGACCTACTGCTGGAGCACCAGGCTGACCCCAACCTCCGGAGCGACGAGGGGCTGGCCCCGCTGCACCTCTGCACCGCCCGCAACTCACTGCG ATGCGccgagctgctgctgaaatatgGAGCCACTGTCAACCTGCCCAGTGAGGACAGCGGGGAGACAGCACTGCACGTGGCAGCCAGACACAGCCTCTACGACCATGCCCACCTCTACCTGAAGCACGGGGCAAATGTGGATGCCCGCAGCACCCGGGGTGAGACGGCCTTGAGCTTACTCTGCAGGCAGGCCCCAGACGCTGCTGAGGATGCCCTGCAGCTGTGCCGGCTGCTTGTTGTGCACGGAGCCAAGCTGGACGCACGCGACGAGCTACAGCGGAGCCCCCTGCACGAGGCCTGCGGGGCGGCCAACGCCGTGCTGGCGCGGTTCCTGCTGAGACGTGGGGCTGACGTCAATGCCATTGACTACAATGGCATCTCCCCgctgggctgtgtgctgcaggcGGCTGCCTTCAAGCAGGAGCTGAGGCCGCACCTGGtcgtgcagctgctgctcaacTATGGATCCCAAAAGATATGGCCCCACGCCTTTGCCAAG GTGCTGAGGTCCTGCGCGGCTGTGCCGGAGGTCATTGAAATCCTCATGAACTCCTACTCTCAAATCCCCATCTCTGAGAAGTGGGTGGAGGCTGTGCCACAGGAGGTCCTGCAG cagcaccagccatTCTACGAGTCCTTTTTCCGGCTGTCAGGCACAGTCCGGTCCCTACAGCACCTGTGCCGCTCCGCCATTCGGAAGAAGTTTGGCAGCCGGTGTCACTGCCTCATCCCCTCGCTGCCTGTGCCCAAGCCGCTGCTAGACtacctgctgctggagcccgAGGGCGTCCTGCTCTGA